In one window of Eggerthella guodeyinii DNA:
- a CDS encoding FtsX-like permease family protein, whose product MKSAFNTETLRSITHSLGRFLAIAAIVALGTGFYAGLRMTAPDMKLAADEYFDGTSLMDIRVLSTLGLTDDDIAALRHVEGVEAVMPARETDVMVTIDSEQYAARIHSLPDAARTSDTSDGVHARSDDPDYLNRPLLVRGSWPQKAGECVLSSNLVENDAIAIGDTVTITEGTQDVDDTLVTRTYTVTGFVNAPYYATSSSMGETTLGSGSIQQYMYVPESDFSADLPYTEAYVTVRGAADEHASSDAYDRRVAEVMDRIEALAPEREQARVDGLKADAQKELDEKRADYEREKADAQAQLDDAQRQLDEAAATIAQSEQQLADGQASYDSGVTELANQKASADAQLADAERQIADGQAQLDAQRPALEDGAAQLQQGWDAYDAQAAQVEAQLAPVEAQIAAGRQQLSQMQAQLDELNEDPEANAEAIAALQQQIAALQQQLAAAQQQVDGARQQLADARSTLDQQQASYDAGKAQFDASAQQLEQARAELAAARSQADSQIAAAQQQLDSAAAQLQDGHAQLEQGRADYDSGLAEYERQKADADEQLADAERQLDDAQRQIDDLESPEWLVMDRTANYGAASFEADADRVDSIAAVFPFIFFLVAALVALTTMTRMVEEERALIGTFKALGYRRGRIASKYLAYAAVASGAGSLVGILVLSQVLPAVIMKAYGIIYFVPELPLPLPIDPWFAGLAAGLGVGVTLFATWAAVTATLRERPAQLMLPRAPKAGKRFLLERIGPLWRHLSFSWKVTFRNLFRYKKRFIMTVIGIAGCTALLLTGLGLSNAINDIIDKQFGEITKYNATVTLADDLSDEERQRVDDLLDDGSLVTAHTMVMRQNMLASGPDEQDKRMELVVPEDPASFDDYVALDTRVGHEPVELADDGLVLTEKLAGELGVRVGDAVALTEQDALGNATSASYEATVTGIVENYVYHYAYMGPALYERLMGEAPDYRTVLAITTSDPDQRAQLSSDLLAIGGVKTVAYNDETIDAYRDMMSSVNMIVVVLVTAAAALAFIVLYNLTNINITERMREIATLKVLGFTPREMNAYIFREIFLLAAIGCAVGLVLGVWMESFVVVTAEVDQIMFGRDIHATSFLLAFLLTMLFTVLVMLAMRGKLHRIDMVESLKSNE is encoded by the coding sequence GTGAAAAGCGCGTTCAACACCGAAACCCTGCGTTCGATCACCCACTCGCTCGGGCGCTTCCTGGCCATCGCGGCCATCGTCGCGCTGGGCACGGGCTTCTACGCCGGCCTGCGCATGACCGCGCCCGACATGAAGCTGGCGGCCGACGAGTACTTCGACGGCACGTCGCTCATGGACATCCGCGTGCTGTCGACCCTCGGCCTCACCGACGACGACATCGCGGCGCTGCGCCACGTCGAGGGCGTCGAGGCCGTCATGCCCGCGCGCGAGACCGACGTCATGGTCACCATCGACTCCGAGCAGTACGCCGCGCGCATCCACTCGCTGCCCGACGCGGCGCGCACGAGCGACACCTCCGACGGCGTGCACGCGCGCTCCGACGATCCGGACTATCTGAACCGCCCCCTTCTCGTGCGGGGCTCGTGGCCTCAGAAGGCGGGGGAGTGCGTGCTGTCGTCCAACCTCGTGGAGAACGACGCCATCGCCATCGGCGACACGGTGACCATCACCGAGGGCACGCAGGACGTGGACGACACCCTCGTCACGCGCACGTACACGGTGACGGGCTTCGTGAACGCGCCGTACTACGCCACGTCGTCGAGCATGGGCGAGACCACGCTGGGCTCGGGCTCCATCCAGCAGTATATGTACGTGCCCGAGAGCGACTTCTCGGCCGACCTCCCCTATACCGAAGCGTACGTCACCGTGCGCGGCGCGGCGGACGAGCACGCGTCGAGCGACGCGTACGACCGGCGCGTGGCCGAGGTGATGGACCGCATCGAGGCGCTCGCCCCCGAGCGCGAGCAGGCGCGCGTCGACGGGTTGAAAGCCGACGCCCAAAAGGAGCTCGACGAGAAGCGCGCCGACTACGAGCGCGAGAAGGCCGACGCGCAGGCGCAGCTCGACGACGCGCAGCGCCAGCTCGACGAGGCCGCCGCCACGATCGCCCAGAGCGAGCAGCAGCTGGCCGACGGCCAGGCGTCCTACGACAGCGGCGTGACCGAGCTGGCGAACCAGAAGGCGAGCGCCGATGCGCAGCTGGCCGACGCCGAGCGGCAGATCGCCGACGGTCAGGCCCAGCTCGACGCGCAGCGCCCCGCGCTCGAGGACGGCGCCGCCCAGCTGCAGCAGGGCTGGGACGCCTACGACGCGCAAGCGGCCCAGGTCGAAGCGCAGCTCGCGCCCGTCGAGGCGCAGATCGCCGCCGGCCGGCAGCAGCTGTCTCAGATGCAGGCCCAGCTCGACGAGCTCAACGAGGATCCGGAGGCCAACGCCGAGGCCATCGCGGCCCTGCAGCAGCAGATCGCGGCCCTCCAGCAGCAGCTTGCCGCCGCGCAGCAACAGGTCGACGGCGCGCGCCAGCAGCTGGCCGACGCTCGGTCGACCCTCGACCAGCAGCAGGCTTCCTACGACGCCGGCAAGGCGCAGTTCGACGCGAGCGCCCAGCAGCTCGAGCAGGCGCGCGCCGAGCTGGCCGCCGCGCGCTCGCAGGCCGACTCCCAGATCGCCGCGGCTCAGCAGCAGCTCGACAGCGCCGCCGCGCAGCTGCAGGACGGCCACGCCCAGCTCGAGCAGGGCCGCGCCGACTACGACAGCGGCCTCGCCGAGTACGAGCGGCAGAAGGCCGACGCCGACGAGCAGCTGGCCGACGCCGAGCGCCAGCTCGACGACGCCCAGCGGCAGATCGACGACCTGGAAAGCCCCGAGTGGCTCGTCATGGACCGCACGGCCAACTACGGCGCCGCCAGCTTCGAGGCGGACGCCGACCGCGTGGACAGCATCGCCGCCGTGTTCCCGTTCATCTTCTTCCTCGTGGCCGCCCTCGTGGCCCTCACCACCATGACGCGCATGGTGGAGGAGGAGCGCGCGCTCATCGGCACGTTCAAGGCGCTCGGCTACCGTCGAGGGCGCATCGCGTCCAAGTACCTCGCGTACGCGGCCGTGGCCAGCGGCGCCGGCAGCCTCGTGGGCATCCTCGTGCTGTCGCAGGTGCTGCCCGCCGTCATCATGAAGGCCTACGGCATCATCTACTTCGTGCCCGAGCTGCCGCTGCCGCTGCCCATCGATCCCTGGTTCGCCGGGCTCGCGGCCGGTCTCGGCGTCGGCGTGACGCTGTTCGCCACCTGGGCTGCCGTCACCGCCACCCTGCGCGAGCGCCCCGCGCAGCTCATGCTGCCGCGCGCGCCGAAGGCCGGCAAGCGCTTCCTGCTCGAGCGCATCGGGCCCCTGTGGCGGCACCTCTCGTTCTCGTGGAAGGTGACGTTCCGCAACCTGTTCCGCTACAAGAAGCGCTTCATCATGACGGTCATCGGCATCGCGGGCTGCACGGCCCTGCTGCTGACGGGCCTCGGGCTGTCCAACGCCATCAACGACATCATCGACAAGCAGTTCGGCGAGATCACGAAGTACAACGCCACCGTCACGCTGGCGGACGACCTGTCCGACGAGGAGCGGCAGCGCGTGGACGACCTGCTGGACGACGGCTCGCTCGTCACCGCGCACACGATGGTCATGCGCCAGAACATGCTGGCGAGCGGGCCGGACGAGCAGGACAAGCGCATGGAGCTCGTCGTGCCCGAGGACCCGGCGTCGTTCGACGACTACGTGGCCCTCGACACCCGGGTGGGCCACGAGCCGGTGGAGCTGGCCGACGACGGCCTCGTGCTCACCGAGAAGCTGGCGGGCGAGCTGGGCGTGCGCGTGGGCGACGCCGTCGCGCTGACCGAGCAGGACGCCCTCGGCAACGCGACGAGCGCGTCCTACGAGGCAACGGTCACGGGCATCGTCGAGAACTACGTGTACCACTACGCCTATATGGGCCCCGCGCTCTACGAGCGGCTCATGGGCGAGGCGCCCGACTACCGCACCGTGCTGGCCATCACCACGTCCGACCCCGACCAGCGCGCGCAGCTGTCGAGCGACCTGCTGGCCATCGGCGGCGTGAAGACCGTGGCGTACAACGACGAGACGATCGACGCGTACCGCGACATGATGTCGAGCGTGAACATGATCGTGGTGGTGCTCGTCACGGCCGCGGCGGCGCTCGCGTTCATCGTACTGTACAATCTCACGAACATCAACATCACCGAGCGCATGCGCGAGATCGCCACGCTCAAGGTGCTCGGCTTCACGCCGCGCGAGATGAACGCCTACATCTTCCGCGAGATCTTCCTGCTGGCGGCCATCGGCTGCGCGGTCGGCCTCGTGCTGGGCGTGTGGATGGAGAGCTTCGTCGTGGTCACGGCCGAGGTGGACCAGATCATGTTCGGCCGCGACATCCACGCCACCAGCTTCCTGCTGGCGTTCCTGCTGACCATGCTGTTCACCGTGCTCGTCATGCTGGCCATGCGCGGCAAGCTGCACCGCATCGACATGGTGGAAAGCCTCAAGTCCAACGAGTAA
- a CDS encoding ABC transporter ATP-binding protein produces the protein MAFVEFRDVRKVYRMGEVEVAAVDGMTFDIERGELVVVVGPSGAGKTTLLNMLGGMDACSSGTIMLDDREISAFSEKELTYYRRYDIGFVFQFYNLVQNLTALENVELASQICKHPLDAGTVLEQVGLGHRLDNFPAQLSGGEQQRVAIARALAKNPKLLLCDEPTGALDYHTGKAILKLLQDTCFETGKTVVLITHNSAFTAIADRVIHIREGRVAGVEVNDAPVSAETIEW, from the coding sequence ATGGCGTTCGTGGAGTTTCGCGACGTGCGCAAGGTGTACCGCATGGGCGAGGTGGAGGTCGCCGCCGTCGACGGCATGACCTTCGACATCGAGCGCGGCGAGCTCGTCGTGGTCGTGGGCCCCTCGGGGGCGGGCAAGACGACGCTGCTCAACATGCTGGGCGGCATGGACGCCTGCTCGTCGGGCACCATCATGCTCGACGACCGCGAGATCAGCGCCTTCTCCGAGAAAGAGCTCACGTACTACCGCCGCTACGACATCGGGTTCGTCTTCCAGTTCTACAACCTCGTGCAGAACCTCACGGCGCTCGAGAACGTGGAGCTTGCCAGCCAGATCTGCAAGCACCCGCTCGACGCGGGCACGGTGCTCGAGCAGGTGGGGCTGGGCCACCGCCTCGACAACTTCCCGGCGCAGCTCTCCGGCGGCGAGCAGCAGCGCGTGGCCATCGCCCGCGCGCTCGCCAAGAACCCCAAGCTGCTGCTGTGCGACGAACCCACCGGCGCGCTCGACTACCACACGGGCAAGGCCATCTTGAAGCTGCTGCAGGACACGTGCTTCGAGACGGGCAAGACGGTGGTGCTCATCACACACAACTCGGCGTTCACCGCCATCGCCGACCGGGTGATCCACATCCGCGAAGGCCGGGTGGCCGGCGTCGAGGTGAACGATGCTCCCGTGTCGGCCGAGACGATCGAGTGGTAG
- the rplW gene encoding 50S ribosomal protein L23: MKDPREVIIRPVITEHSYDQMEKNTFTFEVAKDANKVEIRQAVEAIFNVTVVKVNTLNVKPKPKRVRYQLGKTRAWKKAMVTLKEGDTIELFAS, translated from the coding sequence ATGAAGGACCCCCGCGAGGTTATCATCCGCCCCGTCATCACGGAGCATAGCTACGACCAGATGGAGAAGAACACCTTCACCTTCGAGGTTGCCAAGGATGCCAACAAGGTTGAGATCCGCCAGGCCGTCGAAGCCATCTTCAACGTGACGGTGGTCAAGGTCAACACGCTCAACGTGAAGCCGAAGCCGAAGCGCGTGCGCTACCAGCTCGGTAAGACCCGCGCCTGGAAGAAGGCCATGGTCACCCTCAAAGAGGGCGATACCATCGAACTCTTCGCTTCCTAA
- the rplD gene encoding 50S ribosomal protein L4, with protein MTTIEIKDASGKKAGTTDLTASVFGIEPNVPVMHQVVRAQRASWRQGTHSTLTRGQVRGGGKKPWRQKGTGRARQGTIRAPQWAGGGAVFGPHPRSYAFRVNNKEVKLAMRSALSAKLADGELYVVDTFNFEKPSTKAAVAALKALGLDRRTTVVIADDDVNAYLSFRNIPTVNILPVAEANTYELIDNKALVFTADALKRIEEVLA; from the coding sequence ATGACGACTATCGAGATCAAAGACGCGAGCGGAAAGAAGGCCGGCACCACCGACCTCACCGCTTCCGTGTTCGGCATCGAGCCGAACGTGCCCGTCATGCACCAGGTTGTGCGCGCCCAGCGTGCGTCCTGGCGCCAGGGCACGCACAGCACGTTGACGCGCGGCCAGGTGCGCGGCGGCGGCAAGAAGCCGTGGCGCCAGAAGGGCACCGGCCGTGCCCGTCAGGGCACCATCCGCGCCCCTCAGTGGGCTGGCGGCGGCGCCGTGTTCGGCCCGCATCCGCGTTCCTACGCGTTCCGCGTGAACAACAAAGAGGTCAAGCTGGCCATGCGCTCCGCGCTGTCCGCGAAGCTGGCCGACGGCGAGCTGTACGTGGTCGACACGTTCAACTTCGAGAAGCCCTCGACGAAGGCGGCTGTAGCTGCGCTCAAGGCCCTCGGCCTCGACCGCCGCACGACCGTCGTCATCGCCGACGACGACGTGAACGCCTACCTGTCGTTCCGCAACATCCCCACGGTGAACATCCTGCCCGTGGCCGAGGCGAACACCTACGAGCTGATCGACAACAAGGCGCTCGTGTTCACGGCCGACGCCCTGAAGCGCATCGAGGAGGTGCTTGCATAA
- the rplC gene encoding 50S ribosomal protein L3, with protein MINAIYGKKIGMTQIFSEDDRVIPVTVIQAEPNKVCQVKTKDSDGYEAVQLGFGAIKEKKVNKPMAGHFAKQGAAPTRYLREVRVENAGEYNVGDEQTVAAFAETKKVDVTGTSKGKGFAGVMKRYGHRGGPGGHGAHFHRAPGSVGQCATPSRVFKGVKLPGHMGVDTVTVKNLEVVRIDEEQNLILVKGAIPGGKNGVVRVRMA; from the coding sequence ATGATCAACGCCATCTATGGTAAGAAAATCGGCATGACCCAGATCTTCAGCGAGGACGACCGCGTCATCCCCGTGACGGTGATCCAGGCCGAGCCGAACAAGGTCTGCCAGGTCAAGACGAAGGACAGCGACGGCTACGAGGCCGTGCAGCTGGGCTTCGGCGCCATCAAGGAGAAGAAGGTCAACAAGCCGATGGCCGGCCACTTCGCCAAGCAGGGCGCGGCTCCCACGCGCTACCTGCGCGAGGTGCGCGTCGAGAACGCCGGCGAGTACAACGTGGGCGACGAGCAGACGGTCGCCGCGTTCGCCGAGACGAAGAAGGTCGACGTGACCGGCACGTCCAAGGGTAAGGGCTTCGCCGGCGTCATGAAGCGCTACGGCCATCGCGGCGGCCCGGGCGGCCACGGTGCGCACTTCCATCGCGCTCCCGGTTCGGTCGGCCAGTGCGCCACGCCGTCCCGCGTGTTCAAGGGAGTCAAGCTCCCGGGCCACATGGGCGTCGACACCGTGACCGTGAAAAACCTGGAAGTCGTCCGCATCGACGAGGAACAGAACCTCATCCTCGTCAAGGGCGCCATCCCCGGCGGCAAGAACGGCGTCGTTCGCGTCCGCATGGCGTAG
- the rpsJ gene encoding 30S ribosomal protein S10 has translation MANQKIRIRLKGYDHEIVDQSTKLIVDTAQKTGAKVSGPIPLPTERNLYCVVKGPHVDKDSREQFEMRTHKRLIDILEPTPNTVDSLMRLDLPAGVDIEIKL, from the coding sequence GTGGCTAATCAAAAGATTCGCATCCGCTTGAAGGGGTACGATCATGAGATCGTGGACCAGTCCACGAAGCTCATCGTCGATACCGCGCAGAAGACGGGTGCCAAAGTGTCCGGTCCCATTCCGCTGCCGACGGAGCGCAACCTGTACTGCGTCGTCAAGGGCCCGCACGTCGACAAGGATTCGCGCGAGCAGTTCGAGATGCGCACGCACAAGCGTCTCATCGACATCCTGGAGCCGACCCCGAACACGGTCGATTCCCTGATGCGCCTCGATCTCCCTGCCGGCGTCGACATCGAGATCAAGCTGTAA
- the fusA gene encoding elongation factor G, producing the protein MAKLELKDTRNIGIMAHIDAGKTTTTERILYYTGKTHKIGEVHDGAATMDWMVQEQERGVTITAAATTCFWNYPGGADDGKEYRFQIIDTPGHVDFTAEVERSLRVLDGAVAVFDAVAGVQPQSETVWRQASRYGVPRIAYINKYDRVGADFFHAIDTMKDRLGAPAVAAQMPMGAEDNFWGVIDLVTMTAWDFKADEKGMTYPEPMDAIPAEFAEEAELRHQELLEAAADCDDDLMEKILMEEEVTVDELKAAIRKGTIACQIHPVFVGSSYKNKGVQELLDAVVDYMPSPIDVPAIKGTNPDTGEEDERPSDVKAPFSALAFKIMTDPFVGKLTYLRVYSGQLDSGSYVKNASKDKKERIGRLLQMHSNQRVDIDGCAAGDIVAVVGLKDTSTGDTLCDEKHPIILESMEFAEPVIDIAVEPKTKAEQDKMGIALQKLAEEDPTFRVSTNQETGQTIIAGMGELHLEIIVDRLLREFKVEANVGKPQVAYRETATKEVDNVEGKFVRQSGGRGQYGHAVINLLPQEAGKGYEFENKIVGGVVPKEYITPIDRGIQEAINSGVLAGYPVVDIKVELVDGSYHDVDSSEAAFKVAGSMAVKAALKKAAPVILEPMMAVEVETPEEYMGDVMGNLSSRRGQIQGMGDRGNAKTIKAKVPLSEMFGYATDLRSTTQGRASYTMQFDSYEAVPKNVAEEIISKAGGNA; encoded by the coding sequence ATGGCTAAACTGGAACTGAAGGATACGCGCAACATCGGCATCATGGCCCACATCGACGCGGGCAAGACGACGACGACCGAGCGCATCCTCTACTACACGGGCAAGACCCACAAGATCGGCGAGGTGCACGACGGCGCCGCGACGATGGACTGGATGGTGCAGGAGCAGGAGCGCGGCGTGACCATCACCGCCGCCGCTACGACGTGCTTCTGGAACTACCCCGGTGGCGCGGACGACGGCAAAGAGTACCGTTTCCAGATCATCGACACCCCGGGCCACGTGGACTTCACGGCCGAGGTCGAGCGCTCTCTGCGCGTGCTCGACGGCGCGGTCGCGGTGTTCGACGCCGTGGCCGGCGTGCAGCCGCAGTCCGAGACGGTGTGGCGCCAGGCCAGCCGTTACGGCGTGCCCCGCATCGCCTACATCAACAAGTACGACCGCGTGGGCGCCGACTTCTTCCACGCCATCGACACCATGAAGGATCGCCTGGGCGCGCCGGCCGTCGCCGCGCAGATGCCCATGGGCGCCGAGGACAACTTCTGGGGCGTCATCGACCTCGTCACCATGACCGCATGGGACTTCAAGGCCGACGAGAAGGGTATGACCTACCCCGAGCCCATGGACGCCATCCCGGCCGAGTTCGCCGAGGAGGCCGAGCTGCGCCATCAGGAGCTGCTTGAGGCTGCCGCTGACTGCGACGACGATCTCATGGAGAAGATCCTCATGGAGGAAGAGGTGACGGTCGACGAGCTGAAGGCCGCCATCCGCAAGGGCACCATCGCCTGCCAGATCCACCCCGTGTTCGTGGGCTCGTCCTACAAGAACAAGGGCGTGCAGGAGCTGCTCGACGCCGTGGTGGACTATATGCCGTCCCCGATCGACGTGCCGGCCATCAAGGGCACGAACCCGGACACGGGCGAGGAAGACGAGCGTCCCTCCGACGTGAAGGCGCCGTTCTCGGCCCTGGCCTTCAAGATCATGACGGACCCGTTCGTGGGCAAGCTCACCTACCTCCGCGTGTACTCGGGCCAGCTCGACTCGGGCTCCTACGTGAAGAACGCGTCGAAGGACAAGAAGGAGCGCATCGGCCGTCTGCTGCAGATGCACTCGAACCAGCGCGTCGACATCGACGGCTGCGCCGCGGGCGACATCGTCGCCGTCGTGGGCCTCAAGGACACCTCGACCGGCGACACGCTGTGCGACGAGAAGCACCCGATCATCCTCGAGTCCATGGAATTCGCCGAGCCGGTTATCGACATCGCCGTCGAGCCGAAGACGAAGGCCGAGCAGGACAAGATGGGCATCGCGCTGCAGAAGCTCGCCGAGGAGGACCCGACGTTCCGCGTGTCCACCAACCAGGAGACCGGCCAGACGATCATCGCCGGCATGGGCGAGCTGCACCTCGAGATCATCGTCGACCGCCTGCTGCGCGAGTTCAAGGTCGAGGCCAACGTGGGCAAGCCGCAGGTTGCGTACCGCGAGACGGCCACGAAGGAAGTCGACAACGTCGAGGGCAAGTTCGTGCGCCAGTCCGGCGGTCGCGGCCAGTACGGCCACGCGGTCATCAACCTGCTTCCCCAGGAGGCCGGCAAGGGCTACGAGTTCGAGAACAAGATCGTGGGCGGCGTCGTCCCCAAGGAGTACATCACCCCGATCGACCGCGGCATCCAGGAAGCCATCAACTCGGGCGTGCTCGCGGGCTACCCGGTTGTGGACATCAAGGTCGAGCTCGTCGACGGTTCCTACCACGACGTCGACTCCTCCGAGGCGGCGTTCAAGGTCGCCGGTTCCATGGCGGTCAAGGCCGCGCTCAAGAAGGCCGCTCCGGTCATTCTCGAGCCGATGATGGCCGTTGAGGTCGAGACGCCCGAGGAGTACATGGGCGACGTCATGGGCAACCTGTCCAGCCGTCGTGGCCAGATCCAGGGCATGGGCGACCGCGGCAACGCCAAGACCATCAAGGCGAAGGTTCCGCTGTCCGAGATGTTCGGCTATGCCACCGACCTGCGCTCCACGACGCAGGGTCGCGCTTCGTACACGATGCAGTTCGATTCGTACGAGGCAGTTCCGAAGAACGTGGCAGAGGAAATTATCAGCAAGGCCGGCGGCAACGCCTAG
- the rpsG gene encoding 30S ribosomal protein S7: MPRRAAAVRREVQPDAQYNNRLVTQLINKILLDGKKATAENIVYGAFAIVEEKTGGDPLSVFKKAMDNVRPTLEVKPKRVGGATYQVPMEVNSRRATTLAIRWIVDFSRKRKEHTMKERLAAEIMDAAENTGASVKKREDLYKMAESNRAFSHYRF, from the coding sequence ATGCCGCGTCGTGCAGCAGCAGTCCGTCGAGAAGTTCAGCCGGACGCCCAGTACAACAACCGCCTCGTCACGCAGCTGATCAACAAGATCCTGCTTGACGGCAAGAAGGCCACCGCCGAGAACATCGTCTACGGCGCCTTCGCCATCGTCGAGGAGAAGACCGGCGGCGATCCGCTGTCCGTGTTCAAGAAGGCCATGGACAACGTCCGCCCCACGCTCGAAGTCAAGCCGAAGCGTGTCGGCGGCGCCACCTACCAGGTGCCGATGGAGGTCAACTCCCGTCGTGCCACCACGCTTGCTATCCGTTGGATCGTCGACTTCTCGCGCAAGCGCAAGGAGCACACGATGAAGGAGCGCCTCGCCGCCGAGATCATGGACGCCGCCGAGAACACCGGCGCGTCGGTGAAGAAGCGCGAGGACCTGTACAAGATGGCCGAGTCGAACCGTGCGTTCTCGCACTACCGCTTCTAA
- the rpsL gene encoding 30S ribosomal protein S12, whose translation MPTINQLVRKGRKQAVDKSKTPALKGNPQKRGVCTRVFTTTPKKPNSALRKVCRVRLVNGMEVTAYIPGVGHNLQEHSMVLLRGGRVKDLPGVRYKVIRAALDCAAVDNRKQARSRYGAKRPK comes from the coding sequence TTGCCTACCATTAACCAGTTGGTCCGCAAGGGCCGCAAGCAGGCGGTCGACAAGAGCAAGACGCCTGCCCTCAAGGGCAACCCGCAGAAGCGCGGTGTGTGCACCCGCGTGTTCACGACCACGCCGAAGAAGCCGAACTCGGCCCTTCGCAAGGTCTGCCGCGTGCGCCTCGTCAACGGCATGGAAGTGACCGCCTACATCCCGGGCGTCGGCCACAACCTCCAGGAGCACTCCATGGTGCTGCTGCGCGGCGGCCGCGTGAAGGACCTCCCCGGTGTGCGCTACAAGGTCATCCGCGCCGCGCTCGACTGCGCCGCCGTGGACAACCGCAAGCAGGCTCGCAGCCGCTACGGTGCCAAGCGCCCGAAGTAA